A section of the Oreochromis aureus strain Israel breed Guangdong linkage group 22, ZZ_aureus, whole genome shotgun sequence genome encodes:
- the pum1 gene encoding pumilio homolog 1 isoform X4 translates to MSSVCVLKRKAVLWQDSFSPHHRSTSPSMPVVLSSGGHAPPTGQTPQATPPSQQGVAGAGRSQDDAMVDYFFQRQHGEQPGKHRWPTGDNIHDSQVRSMDELNHDFQALALEGRAMGELLTGKKFWETDDSGKDGPKGIFLDQWRDSAWGASDHSVSQPIMVSRRPGQGFHGGGEVGVGSVMSPRSESGGLGVSMVEYVLSSSPADKLDSCLRKGPYGQRDGEVEEEKREKPKTTFEGEKLKELTEGESDVISDVINPNGLPVQNGLDVDVKEFGRPPGNMPAPGPEGDLLGGPGGVGAEGLTPLGGGGGPKPPEDFSGVEQGGVTMDPMESVMEPLQFDYNSQMTMDSAPTVGLFDYTNQQQLFQRNNALAVQQLTAAQQQQYALAAAQQPHIGLAPAFVPNPYIISAAPPGTDPYAAGLAAAATLGPAVMPPQYYGVTPWGVYPANLFQQQAAAANSSANQQAAGQGQQNQQQVMRAGGSQRPLTPSQGQQGQQNDQLVAAAAVNSALAFGQGLAAGVPGYPVLAPAAYYDQTGALVVNTGARSGPVRLMAPASVIISPSAAQAVAAAAASAGGANGGLGGGANGPFRAMTSQQPQQQGGPGGALGGSSFYGSSSLSSSSQSSSLFSQGSAQPGPGSASLGFSQPASSSLGATLGATLGGFGTAVANSSGGSGSRRDSLTGNSDLYKRTPSSLTPIGHGGFYNGTLGFSPSPGPVGMPLPNQGPSHSLTPPPSLSNHSSSSNLNLGGLTNGSGRFISAAPGAEAKYRSAASSGSSLFSPSSQLFPSSRLRYGMSDVMPSGRSRLLEDFRNNRYPNLQLRDIAGHIMEFSQDQHGSRFIQLKLERASSAERQLVFSEILQAAYQLMVDVFGNYVIQKFFEFGSLDQKLALAERIRGHVLSLALQMYGCRVIQKALEFIPSDQQVISEMVRELDGHVLKCVKDQNGNHVVQKCIECVQPHALHFIIEAFKGQVFALSTHPYGCRVIQRILEHCLPEQTLPILEELHQHTEQLVQDQYGNYVIQHVLEHGRAEDKSKIVAEIRGNVLGLSQHKFASNVVEKCVTHASRAERAVLIDEVCSLTEGPHSALYTMMKDQYANYVVQKMIDVAEPTQRKIVMHKIRPHISTLRKYTYGKHILAKLEKYYMKNGVDLGPLCGPPNGIM, encoded by the exons atgagcagtgtgtgtgtgttgaagagGAAAGCAGTGCTCTGGCAGGATTCATTCAGCCCCCACCATAGAAGTACTTCTCCCAGCATGCCCGTGGTGCTGAGCAGCGGAGGACATGCCCCTCCAACTGGGCAGACCCCTCAGGCCACACCCCCCAGCCAGCAG GGTGTGGCGGGCGCTGGACGTTCCCAGGACGATGCCATGGTAGACTACTTCTTCCAGCGGCAGCATGGCGAACAGCCCGGCAAACATCGCTGGCCCACTGGAGACAACATCCATGACAGCCAG GTGCGCTCCATGGACGAGCTGAACCATGACTTCCAGGCTCTCGCTCTTGAGGGACGCGCTATGGGAGAG CTGCTAACTGGTAAGAAGTTCTGGGAAACAGATGACTCTGGGAAGGATGGACCAAAAGGGATCTTCCTGGACCAGTGGAGGGACAGTGCATGGGGGGCTTCAG ATCACTCGGTGTCTCAGCCAATCATGGTGTCCCGTCGGCCAGGGCAGGGTTTCCATGGTGGTGGTGAAGTCGGAGTGGGCTCTGTGATGTCTCCACGGTCCGAGAGCGGAGGGCTCGGGGTTAGCATGGTAGAGTACGTTCTGTCCTCCTCACCGGCTGACAAACTGGATTCCTGTCTCCGAAAAGGACCCTAT GGTCAGAGGGATGGAGAAgtggaggaggaaaagagggagAAGCCAAAGACGACGTTTGAGGGAGAGAAACTAAAAGAGCTAACAGAAGGTGAATCTGATGTGATCAGCGATGTCATCAACCCGAATGGGCTGCCTGTACAGAACGGCCTCGACGTGGACGTCAAAGAGTTTGG TCGTCCCCCGGGCAACATGCCGGCTCCCGGCCCAGAGGGTGATCTGCTGGGCGGTCCCGGGGGTGTAGGGGCTGAGGGCTTGACACCCCTGGGAGGTGGCGGAGGTCCCAAACCTCCTGAGGACTTTTCGGGTGTGGAACAAGGTGGTGTTACCATGGACCCCATGGAGTCGGTGATGGAGCCACTTCAGTTTGACTACAATTCTCAGATGACCATGGACTCTGCACCCACTGTGGGCTTATTTGATTACACTAACCAGCAGCAG CTGTTTCAGAGAAACAACGCCCTAGCAGTGCAGCAGTTAACAGCAGCCCAGCAACAGCAGTACGCACTGGCAGCCGCACAGCAGCCTCACATTG GTCTGGCTCCAGCATTTGTGCCCAATCCTTACATCATCAGTGCTGCGCCGCCAGGGACAGACCCATACGCAGCGGGcctagcagcagcagctacaCTCG GTCCAGCAGTGATGCCCCCCCAGTACTACGGTGTGACCCCCTGGGGTGTCTATCCAGCCAACCTTTTCCAGCAGCAGGCTGCTGCAGCCAACAGTTCAGCCAATCAGCAGGCAGCAGGCCAGGGCCAGCAGAACCAACAGCAG GTGATGCGTGCTGGAGGAAGCCAGCGACCTTTGACCCCTAGCCAAGGGCAACAGGGTCAGCAGAATGACCAGCTGGTGGCGGCAGCAGCAGTCAACTCAGCCCTCGCCTTTGGGCAGGGGTTAGCAGCAGGAGTACCCG GGTATCCAGTATTGGCGCCTGCAGCCTACTATGATCAGACAGGGGCCCTGGTGGTCAACACGGGAGCCAGGAGTGGCCCCGTCCGCCTAATGGCCCCCGCCTCCGTCATCATATCGCCTTCTGCAGCACAAGCAG ttgcagctgcagcagcctctgCTGGTGGTGCCAATGGCGGTCTTGGTGGCGGGGCGAACGGTCCTTTCCGTGCCATGACGTCCCAGCAGCCTCAGCAGCAGGGTGGCCCCGGTGGCGCTCTGGGAGGAAGTTCCTTCTACGGATCTTCGTCCCTCAGCTCCTCTTCCCAGAGCTCCTCTCTGTTCTCACAAggctctgcccagcctggaccAGGGTCTGCCTCCTTGGGCTTCAGCCAGCCAGCCTCATCCTCTCTCGGTGCCACTCTGGGGGCCACGCTGGGAGGGTTTGGCACTGCAG tggccaaCTCGAGTGGTGGCAGTGGCTCCAGACGGGACTCATTGACAGGCAACAGCGATTTGTATAAACGCACACCTTCCAGCCTCACCCCGATTGGTCACGGAGGATTTTACAACGGCACCCTGGGCTTCAGTCCATCCCCTGGCCCCGTGGGCATGCCTTTACCCAACCAGGGGCCTTCCCATTCCCTCACACCTCCACCCTCCCTGTCCAATCACAGCTCCTCATCCAACCTCAATCTTG GCGGCCTGACCAACGGCAGTGGGCGTTTCATCTCCGCAGCTCCAGGAGCCGAGGCCAAGTACCGCAGCGCCGCCAGCTCGGGCTCCTCCCTCTTTTCCCCCAGCAGCCAGCTCTTCCCGTCATCACGGCTACGCTACGGCATGTCGGACGTGATGCCGTCAGGCCGGAGCCGCCTCCTCGAGGACTTCAGGAACAACCGCTATCCCAACCTGCAGCTCCGAGACATCGCCGGCCACATCATGGAGTTCAGCCAGGATCAGCACGGCAGCAG GTTTATCCAGTTGAAATTGGAGCGGGCCAGTTCAGCAGAGCGCCAGCTCGTCTTCAGCGAGATCCTGCAGGCGGCCTACCAGCTCATGGTGGATGTTTTTGGGAATTACGTCATCCAGAAGTTCTTTGAG TTTGGCAGCCTGGACCAGAAGCTGGCTCTCGCTGAGAGAATCCGAGGTCACGTGCTGTCTCTGGCCCTGCAGATGTACGGCTGCAGGGTCATTCAGAAAGCTCTGGAGTTCATCCCCTCGGATCAGCAGGTTATT AGCGAGATGGTGCGGGAGCTGGACGGTCACGTGCTGAAGTGCGTAAAGGACCAGAATGGTAACCATGTGGTGCAGAAGTGTATCGAATGTGTCCAGCCTCACGCGCTGCACTTCATCATCGAAGCCTTTAAGGGACAG GTCTTCGCCCTCTCCACTCACCCTTACGGCTGCCGAGTGATCCAGCGCATTCTCGAACACTGCCTCCCTGAGCAGACGCTGCCCATACTGGAGGAGCTCCATCAGCACACAGAGCAGCTAGTGCAG gaCCAATATGGCAACTACGTGATCCAGCACGTTTTGGAGCACGGCAGAGCCGAGGATAAGAGTAAAATCGTGGCTGAGATCAGAGGCAATGTACTGGGACTCAGCCAGCACAAGTTTGCCAG CAATGTGGTTGAGAAGTGTGTGACCCATGCGTCACGGGCAGAACGGGCCGTACTGATAGATGAAGTGTGCAGCCTGACTGAGGGCCCCCACAGTGCCTTATACACCATGATGAAGGACCAGTACGCCAACTACGTGGTGCAGAAGATGATCGATGTGGCCGAGCCAACGCAGCGCAAAATCGTAATGCATAAG ATCCGGCCTCACATTTCCACGCTGAGGAAGTACACGTATGGAAAACACATCCTCGCCAAGCTCGAGAAGTACTACATGAAGAACGGCGTCGACCTGGGTCCTCTCTGCGGCCCTCCTAACGGCATCATGTAA